The proteins below are encoded in one region of Corynebacterium felinum:
- the dnaA gene encoding chromosomal replication initiator protein DnaA has product MAASNSTHTSLVGTWSAVVDEISQIRAESHNGAPPFTSQQRAYLKVVRPIALVEGVAVLAVPHQRAKDFIESELSTAICQALGARMGRAFSLAVTVDPEGSLQPAEQPAPPAQQPVPVARVTEHVSEPSPPVKPVIPAPEPVQTVLEPVPATPAPASASEYFTHQHTAEYQPQPAASSHPGFAAQQNTPTPPETAASLHHLAQSPAFTTPRVEPTGWETSHADQHPPAVVTPKEQSPALRAREVPAHNPNRETSLNKRYTFDTYVVSDSNKLPASAAIAVAEKPARAYNPLFVWGDSGLGKTHLMHAIGNYAQQLHPSLRIKYVSSEEFTNDYINSVRDDRQESFKRRYRNLDILMVDDIQFLQGKEGTQEEFFHTFNALQQNGKQVVLSSDRPPNQLTTLENRLRTRFQAGLIADIYPPDLETRIAILSKKSQADNIVVSRDVLELIASQFNSSIRELEGAFIRVSAFASLNHKPIDLATAEEALRDIAPDQQSVEITAPTIQAVTAEFFNISVEQLISTTKSRPIAHARQLAMYLCRELTELSLPKIGEYFGGKDHTTVMYAERKIRKEITEKRVTYDEIQKLTTMIKNYGRN; this is encoded by the coding sequence GTGGCTGCTTCAAACTCCACTCACACATCGCTCGTGGGTACATGGAGTGCTGTCGTCGATGAGATTTCGCAAATCCGCGCGGAATCTCACAACGGCGCACCCCCTTTCACATCGCAGCAACGCGCGTATCTCAAGGTTGTGCGACCAATCGCATTGGTTGAGGGCGTTGCTGTGCTTGCTGTACCGCATCAGCGCGCGAAAGATTTCATTGAAAGCGAACTCTCTACCGCTATTTGCCAGGCGCTGGGTGCGCGGATGGGGAGGGCTTTTTCTTTAGCTGTCACTGTTGATCCGGAAGGTTCTTTACAGCCTGCTGAACAACCAGCCCCTCCTGCTCAGCAGCCTGTGCCTGTTGCCAGGGTTACAGAACACGTATCGGAACCGTCGCCTCCTGTTAAACCAGTCATTCCGGCACCAGAACCTGTCCAAACTGTCTTGGAACCGGTACCGGCAACACCGGCACCGGCTTCGGCATCAGAATATTTTACCCACCAGCACACTGCTGAATATCAGCCGCAACCTGCAGCTTCGTCACACCCTGGTTTTGCTGCGCAACAAAATACTCCAACCCCTCCTGAAACCGCTGCGAGCTTGCATCATCTTGCGCAAAGCCCTGCATTTACTACTCCTCGTGTAGAGCCCACGGGTTGGGAAACCTCACATGCGGATCAGCACCCACCTGCTGTGGTAACTCCAAAGGAGCAGTCCCCAGCGTTACGTGCGCGTGAGGTTCCTGCGCATAATCCGAACCGTGAAACCAGCCTGAATAAGCGCTACACCTTTGATACTTATGTGGTGTCAGATTCCAATAAACTTCCAGCCTCGGCCGCTATTGCGGTTGCTGAGAAACCTGCACGGGCCTATAACCCACTGTTTGTGTGGGGTGATTCTGGTTTGGGCAAGACTCACTTGATGCATGCGATTGGCAACTACGCACAGCAGTTGCATCCAAGTTTGCGTATCAAGTATGTCTCGTCTGAAGAATTCACCAATGACTACATCAACTCGGTGCGTGACGATAGGCAGGAATCCTTCAAACGCCGGTACCGGAACCTCGATATTTTGATGGTTGATGATATTCAGTTCCTGCAGGGTAAAGAAGGCACCCAGGAAGAGTTCTTCCACACGTTTAATGCTTTGCAGCAAAACGGTAAGCAGGTGGTTCTCAGTTCAGATCGTCCGCCAAACCAGTTGACTACGTTGGAAAATCGCTTGCGCACCCGATTCCAAGCAGGTTTGATTGCCGATATTTATCCCCCTGATCTGGAAACCCGTATTGCGATTCTTTCCAAGAAGTCTCAGGCCGATAATATTGTGGTTTCTCGTGATGTTTTGGAGCTCATTGCTTCCCAATTCAATTCTTCAATCCGTGAATTGGAAGGCGCATTTATTCGTGTTTCCGCTTTCGCTTCGCTGAATCATAAACCCATTGATCTTGCAACGGCTGAAGAGGCTTTGCGTGATATTGCGCCCGATCAACAAAGTGTTGAGATTACTGCGCCAACCATCCAAGCGGTGACTGCAGAGTTCTTCAATATTAGTGTTGAACAGCTGATTTCTACAACGAAGTCACGTCCGATTGCGCATGCTCGCCAGCTTGCTATGTATTTGTGCCGTGAGCTCACTGAGCTTTCGCTGCCGAAAATTGGCGAATATTTTGGTGGCAAGGATCACACCACTGTGATGTATGCAGAGCGTAAAATCCGGAAGGAAATTACCGAAAAGCGAGTTACTTATGATGAGATCCAAAAGCTCACCACCATGATTAAAAATTATGGGCGCAATTAA
- the dnaN gene encoding DNA polymerase III subunit beta — translation MDVNAVAFQVAKDDLASAVSWVARNLPAKPTQPVLRAMLITADDEGLEFAGFDYEVSTKVRIPAEVTQPGRIAVAGKLIAEITATLPSKPVKVFVEGSTVQLECGSSRFELPSIPLDDYPTLPTLPAVTGAINPRLFIDAVTQVAAAAGRDDTLPMLTGIHMEISGENITLTATDRFRLALRTLQWVPALADAEAKLLIPAKNLVENARTLDANSSEPVEIAVGTGENIGAEGLFGIHIDDRQTTTRMLDADFPNVAPLLPKVHKSMASIEISELQNAIKRVSLVADRNAQIRMQFSKGQVILSAGGSDAGHAEEAVPCAYSSDEELLIAFNPGYLRDGLNVIRTDRVVFGFTEPSRPAILIPEPEVFPEANEEGMFPTPETEFTYLLMPVRLPG, via the coding sequence ATGGACGTCAACGCTGTGGCATTCCAAGTAGCAAAAGATGACTTGGCGAGCGCTGTGTCATGGGTTGCACGAAACCTGCCAGCAAAACCCACCCAGCCAGTTCTTCGCGCGATGCTCATTACCGCAGATGATGAAGGTTTAGAGTTTGCTGGTTTCGATTACGAGGTATCGACGAAAGTTCGGATTCCTGCCGAGGTAACGCAACCAGGTCGCATTGCGGTAGCAGGTAAGCTGATCGCTGAAATTACAGCAACGTTGCCATCGAAGCCTGTCAAGGTTTTCGTGGAAGGCTCCACTGTTCAGCTGGAATGTGGTTCTTCCCGTTTCGAGCTGCCGAGCATCCCTTTGGATGATTACCCAACTTTGCCGACTCTGCCTGCGGTTACTGGTGCGATTAATCCCCGTTTGTTCATTGATGCTGTCACTCAGGTTGCTGCTGCGGCGGGTCGCGACGATACCTTGCCCATGCTTACGGGTATTCACATGGAAATCAGTGGCGAGAACATTACGTTGACTGCGACTGACCGTTTCCGTTTGGCTTTGCGCACCCTGCAGTGGGTTCCTGCGCTTGCCGACGCCGAAGCGAAGCTGCTGATTCCTGCCAAAAACTTGGTAGAAAACGCCCGTACCTTGGACGCAAATTCTTCTGAACCGGTTGAGATTGCTGTTGGTACTGGTGAAAACATTGGTGCTGAAGGCCTGTTTGGTATTCACATTGATGATCGCCAGACCACTACTCGCATGTTGGATGCAGACTTCCCTAATGTGGCTCCGTTGCTGCCGAAGGTGCATAAGTCGATGGCAAGTATTGAGATTTCTGAGCTGCAAAATGCCATTAAGCGTGTGTCTTTGGTTGCTGATCGCAATGCTCAGATCCGTATGCAGTTTTCTAAGGGCCAGGTTATTTTGTCCGCTGGTGGTTCGGATGCTGGACATGCTGAAGAGGCTGTTCCCTGTGCGTATTCGTCTGATGAAGAGCTGTTGATTGCGTTCAACCCTGGTTATTTGCGTGATGGTTTGAATGTGATTCGTACTGATCGGGTTGTTTTCGGCTTCACTGAGCCGTCCCGACCTGCTATTTTGATTCCGGAACCTGAAGTTTTCCCAGAGGCAAATGAGGAGGGTATGTTCCCTACTCCAGAGACTGAGTTCACTTATTTGCTCATGCCTGTTCGCCTGCCAGGCTAA
- the recF gene encoding DNA replication/repair protein RecF (All proteins in this family for which functions are known are DNA-binding proteins that assist the filamentation of RecA onto DNA for the initiation of recombination or recombinational repair.), producing the protein MYIRELSLRDYRSWPECEIALQPGITLFVGRNGFGKTNIVEAIGYVAHLSSHRVAHDAPLVRQGQSNARISATVVNEGRELTAHLLINPHSANKAQINRTKLASPRELMGVVRTVLFCPEDLSLIRGEPAERRRYIDTIVCTRKPRLSGVKADYDKVLRQRSSLLKSAGQRLKRGYGADDGALATLDVWDCQLAQLGAELIHARLKVLAELEPVLKKAYHTIAPESRPASIKYRSTVPCCAEDPTAEVEVLEASMLAQLGYMRSKEIDRGMSLVGPHRDDLDVMLGSTLTKGFASHGETWSMVLSLRFAEFELLRIDGTDPVLILDDVFSELDQRRRERLVAMTENVEQVLITAAVDGDLPENLAASVTHRFTVDVQETPEGRVSVFAS; encoded by the coding sequence GTGTACATTCGTGAGCTTTCATTGCGGGATTACCGCTCGTGGCCGGAGTGCGAAATTGCACTCCAGCCTGGGATAACGCTGTTTGTTGGCCGGAATGGCTTTGGTAAAACAAACATCGTTGAAGCCATTGGGTATGTGGCACATTTGAGTTCACATAGAGTCGCCCATGACGCTCCTTTGGTGCGTCAAGGTCAAAGTAACGCAAGGATTTCTGCGACCGTTGTCAATGAAGGACGGGAGCTGACAGCTCATCTGCTGATTAATCCGCATTCGGCGAATAAAGCACAGATTAATCGCACGAAATTGGCGTCCCCGCGGGAGCTTATGGGTGTAGTGCGTACGGTGCTGTTTTGTCCTGAAGACTTGAGTTTGATTCGGGGGGAGCCTGCAGAGCGTCGTCGTTATATCGACACCATTGTGTGTACCCGTAAGCCTCGTCTTTCGGGTGTTAAAGCTGATTATGACAAGGTTTTGCGCCAACGCAGCTCCTTGCTCAAAAGTGCTGGTCAGAGGCTTAAACGGGGGTATGGTGCTGATGATGGTGCGTTAGCAACCCTCGATGTGTGGGATTGCCAACTGGCTCAGTTAGGTGCTGAATTAATTCATGCCAGGTTGAAGGTTTTAGCGGAGTTGGAGCCAGTGTTGAAAAAGGCGTATCACACGATCGCTCCGGAATCGCGGCCGGCATCTATAAAATATCGTTCCACTGTTCCTTGTTGTGCGGAAGATCCGACAGCAGAGGTGGAAGTTCTAGAGGCAAGCATGCTTGCTCAGCTAGGGTATATGCGCTCGAAAGAGATTGATCGGGGTATGTCTTTGGTTGGTCCTCATCGTGATGATCTTGATGTCATGTTGGGATCGACGTTGACGAAAGGCTTTGCTAGTCATGGCGAAACATGGTCGATGGTGTTGTCCTTGCGTTTTGCTGAGTTTGAGTTGTTGCGGATAGATGGCACTGATCCGGTGTTGATTCTTGATGATGTGTTTTCGGAATTGGATCAGCGTAGGCGGGAACGTCTTGTTGCGATGACTGAAAATGTTGAGCAGGTGTTGATTACGGCTGCTGTGGATGGCGATTTGCCGGAGAATTTGGCTGCGTCAGTGACTCATCGTTTTACTGTTGATGTTCAAGAAACCCCCGAAGGCCGCGTGTCTGTTTTTGCTTCGTAG
- a CDS encoding DciA family protein produces the protein MRQEAAKRTGQAPDLNRERTSTPQRRKKSNTPRLPGKPTGKDGRYIPYGQYSLEGFGQLLRKEIKQRGWNHNLAGGWVQANWDELVGDHVAAHTKVEMLKETSLFISCDSTAWATNLRMMQRQILQAIAQQVGPDVVTELKIFGPHTPSWRHGPLHVKGRGPRDTYG, from the coding sequence ATGCGCCAAGAAGCAGCAAAGCGTACTGGTCAGGCTCCAGATTTAAATCGGGAGCGTACCTCTACGCCTCAGCGTAGGAAGAAAAGCAACACTCCTCGGTTGCCGGGTAAACCTACGGGTAAAGATGGGCGCTACATCCCTTATGGCCAGTACAGCCTGGAGGGTTTTGGGCAGCTTTTGCGTAAAGAGATTAAGCAGAGGGGGTGGAATCACAACCTTGCTGGGGGTTGGGTTCAGGCGAATTGGGATGAGCTGGTTGGTGATCACGTTGCTGCGCATACCAAGGTGGAGATGTTGAAGGAAACATCACTGTTTATTTCTTGTGATTCCACTGCATGGGCAACAAATTTACGTATGATGCAGCGTCAGATCTTGCAAGCAATTGCGCAACAAGTCGGCCCGGATGTGGTTACTGAACTAAAGATTTTTGGTCCGCACACTCCAAGCTGGCGGCATGGTCCTTTGCATGTCAAAGGCCGTGGCCCCCGGGATACTTATGGATAA
- the gyrB gene encoding DNA topoisomerase (ATP-hydrolyzing) subunit B has protein sequence MATAEHEYGASSITILEGLEAVRKRPGMYIGSTNERGLHHLVWEVVDNSVDEAMAGYADKVEVTILADGGIEVIDNGRGIPVEMHPSGAPTVQVVMTQLHAGGKFDSDSYAVSGGLHGVGISVVNALSTRVEADIKRDGKHWYQNFNSAVPEPLVEGGGARGTGTTIRFWPDAEIFETTTFSFDTIARRLQEMAFLNKGLTITLTDKRASDEEIELEALAESQDAEGVSLDDIDDTVDTQSAEAATKGKKKEKKKTFFYPNGLEDYVSHLNKSKTAIHPSIVGFDAKGDDHEVEIAMQWNSGYSQSVHTFANTINTIEGGTHEEGFRAALTSLMNKYAREHKLLKEKESNLTGDDCREGLAAVISVRVGDPQFEGQTKTKLGNSEVRSFVQKAVYEHVSDWLDANPAEAKVIVNKAVSSAHARMAARKAREMVRRKSATDLGGLPGKLADCRSKDPSKSELYVVEGDSAGGSAKAGRDSMYQAILPLRGKILNVEKARLDKVLKNTEVQAIITALGTGIHDEFDISKLRYHKVVLMADADVDGQHIATLLLTLLFRFMPELIAQGHVYLAQPPLYKLKWGKGEPGFAYSDAERDEQLAEGLAAGRKINKDDGIQRYKGLGEMNASELWETTLDPSVRILRRVDIEDAQRADELFSILMGDDVAARRSFITRNAKDVRFLDV, from the coding sequence GTGGCAACCGCTGAACACGAATACGGCGCCTCATCGATTACGATCCTCGAGGGTCTCGAGGCAGTGCGCAAGCGCCCAGGTATGTACATCGGCTCTACCAACGAGCGTGGTCTGCACCACCTGGTGTGGGAAGTCGTCGACAACTCTGTTGACGAAGCAATGGCCGGCTATGCAGATAAGGTCGAGGTCACTATTCTTGCCGACGGCGGCATTGAGGTGATCGATAATGGCCGCGGCATCCCCGTCGAGATGCACCCATCTGGTGCACCAACGGTGCAGGTGGTTATGACCCAGCTGCATGCTGGTGGCAAGTTCGACTCGGATTCTTATGCAGTTTCCGGTGGTCTGCATGGTGTGGGTATTTCCGTTGTGAATGCTCTGTCGACCCGTGTTGAGGCTGACATTAAGCGCGACGGTAAGCACTGGTATCAGAATTTCAACAGTGCTGTCCCAGAACCTTTGGTTGAGGGTGGTGGCGCTCGGGGTACCGGTACTACCATTCGTTTCTGGCCTGATGCTGAGATTTTTGAAACCACCACTTTTAGCTTCGACACGATTGCGCGTCGCTTGCAGGAAATGGCGTTTTTGAATAAGGGTTTGACCATTACCCTGACCGATAAGCGCGCGAGTGACGAAGAGATTGAGCTGGAGGCGTTGGCGGAGTCGCAGGACGCTGAAGGTGTGTCCTTGGACGATATCGACGACACTGTTGATACGCAGTCTGCGGAGGCGGCAACGAAGGGCAAGAAGAAGGAAAAGAAGAAGACTTTCTTCTACCCGAATGGCCTTGAGGATTACGTTTCTCATCTGAACAAGTCCAAGACCGCTATTCACCCTTCCATTGTTGGCTTCGATGCTAAGGGCGATGACCACGAGGTGGAGATCGCTATGCAGTGGAACTCTGGGTATTCCCAGTCGGTGCATACGTTTGCAAACACCATTAACACCATTGAGGGTGGCACGCATGAGGAAGGTTTCCGTGCGGCGCTGACGTCGTTGATGAATAAGTATGCCCGTGAGCACAAGCTTCTGAAGGAAAAGGAATCAAACCTCACTGGTGATGACTGCCGTGAGGGTCTTGCTGCTGTTATTTCTGTGCGTGTGGGTGATCCTCAATTTGAGGGTCAGACGAAGACGAAGCTGGGTAATTCTGAGGTTCGTTCCTTCGTGCAGAAGGCTGTGTACGAGCATGTGTCGGATTGGCTGGATGCGAATCCTGCTGAGGCGAAGGTCATCGTCAATAAGGCAGTGTCTTCTGCTCATGCGCGTATGGCTGCGCGTAAAGCTCGCGAAATGGTGCGTCGTAAGTCTGCGACTGATCTGGGGGGTCTGCCGGGTAAGTTGGCTGATTGCCGTTCGAAGGATCCGTCGAAGTCGGAACTGTACGTGGTGGAGGGTGACTCCGCAGGTGGTTCCGCGAAGGCGGGCCGTGATTCGATGTATCAGGCTATTTTGCCGCTGCGCGGTAAGATCCTGAACGTTGAGAAGGCTCGTTTGGATAAGGTGCTGAAGAATACTGAGGTCCAGGCGATTATTACCGCTTTGGGTACCGGTATTCACGATGAGTTCGATATTTCGAAGTTGCGCTATCACAAGGTTGTGTTGATGGCTGACGCCGACGTCGACGGCCAGCACATTGCAACGCTGCTGTTGACCTTGCTGTTCCGTTTCATGCCTGAGTTGATTGCCCAGGGCCATGTGTATTTGGCTCAGCCTCCTTTGTACAAGTTGAAGTGGGGTAAGGGTGAGCCTGGCTTCGCGTATTCGGATGCTGAGCGTGATGAGCAGTTAGCCGAGGGCTTGGCTGCTGGTCGTAAGATCAACAAGGATGATGGCATTCAGCGCTACAAGGGTCTGGGCGAGATGAATGCGTCTGAGCTGTGGGAAACCACCTTGGATCCGTCGGTGCGTATTTTGCGTCGTGTGGATATTGAGGATGCTCAGCGTGCCGATGAATTGTTCTCCATTTTGATGGGTGATGATGTGGCTGCTCGTCGTTCCTTTATTACGCGCAACGCGAAGGATGTTCGTTTCCTCGACGTGTAA